The Dermacentor albipictus isolate Rhodes 1998 colony chromosome 2, USDA_Dalb.pri_finalv2, whole genome shotgun sequence genome has a segment encoding these proteins:
- the LOC139055673 gene encoding uncharacterized protein — MLRNLDDTSIVFLTDKINESWKSGVVVAAWKTACTVLSPKPGKAPNGEHGEPLADFSKLLRRQAHGAHHPEKAQRDAMKLIKHQIADGRSRDVKALLGQDVEKASDSMFHTFIVNTISDLGLGYRFQSYASFFLTDRKAKLSIGDFHSTDVSFRGWATPQSTIISPALFSICTIGISGRLARVEDVKYTIYSDDIAIWCSADCEGRVEEAIQETIDLMEEYLRTPDFDAPLPSWSFCFTKKGREADLKIGS; from the exons atgttgagaaacctcgacgacacgtcgatcgtctttctgaccgacaagatcaacgagtcctggaagagcggcgTTGTTGTTGCAGCatggaagacggcctgcacggtgctcagtcccaaacccggcaaggccccgaatgGAGAACATGGTGAACCTCTGGCCGATTTCTCTAAGCTCCTGCgtcggcaagctcatggagcgCATCATCCTGAAAAGGCTCAACGG gatgccatgaaactaatcaagcatcagatcGCGGATGGCCggtccagagacgtcaaggctctgctcggtcaGGACGTCGAGAAGGCTTCCGACAGCATGttccacaccttcatcgtcaatACCATCTCAGACCTGGGTCTTGGTTACAGGTTCCAAAGCTACGCCAGCTTTTTTCTAAcagacaggaaggccaagcttagCATTGGAGATTTCCACTCCACAGATGTGTCCTTCAGAGGGTGGGCCACTCCTCAGAGCACCATAATTTCCCCCGCACTGTTCAGCATCTGTACTATTGGTATTTCCGGGAGGTTGGCacgcgtcgaggacgtcaagtACACCATCTACTCCGACGACATCGCCATCTGGTGCTCCGCCgactgcgagggcagagtcgaagaagccatcCAGGAGACGATCGACCTAATGGAGGAGTATCTCCGcacaccggacttcgatgctcccctgCCAAGTTGGAGCTTCTGCTTCACAAAAAAGGGAAGGGAGGCAGACCTAAAGATTGGAAGCtag